A DNA window from Acetilactobacillus jinshanensis contains the following coding sequences:
- a CDS encoding ABC transporter substrate-binding protein: protein MLKHKKWLTLGVAALSLMGLTACSNQANGTNKHVHFSQSYTASQPATKKGNHSTLHVAEVNDAPFAGMSAPTLQSNQEDEDVYSPGGNGSLFHTNKNYEIVNGGLANLKLNKKKNTALITLKKNAKWSNGQKVTAKDVEYPYEIVANPKTKAQSFSNDMDDIKGMSAYHKGKASTISGITFPNGPKGTKTLIHFNHLTPAMKYAGNDFTQDVVEPYQYIKNVPISKLGESSQVRKHPIFAGPYKLKKQVQGESTTWVPNKYYYGKKPQIKHIDIQVVSSNNIEAAFKAKKYDFAFNYGIPSEQYPKIHALKDYSEVGTPDQGYTDFGFNVGHANKSGVSVMDPNSKMHSANLRKAMLYSINLDMIAKKLDNGIDYRGNTMIPPVFHKYHTSFASQPGYPYNMAKAKKLLKAAGYTKKNGSKYVTKPNGKPLVIHFGCMQGSSAAKATDEYFLQQWHKLGLDVKFTTGKPMEMNSFYSELQKPKQKAMDVFEASFGVGSEPTPTSMYGPDAADNMAHLNTKENTKLLNEMNDKKSFNLKHRIKIFHEWEKYMNKKAVYSPEFYDSLWTAVNHRVTGYSLSPSNNEFWSKLGLNSAKLK from the coding sequence ATGTTGAAGCATAAGAAATGGTTAACGCTTGGCGTTGCCGCATTATCATTAATGGGATTGACAGCTTGTTCAAATCAGGCAAACGGAACTAATAAACACGTGCATTTTTCACAGAGTTATACTGCTAGTCAGCCGGCTACTAAAAAGGGTAACCACAGTACATTGCACGTAGCTGAAGTTAACGATGCCCCGTTTGCTGGGATGTCCGCACCGACGTTACAGAGTAACCAAGAAGATGAAGATGTTTATTCACCCGGTGGTAACGGTAGCCTGTTCCACACGAATAAGAATTATGAAATCGTTAACGGTGGCTTAGCTAACTTAAAGCTAAACAAAAAGAAGAACACCGCTTTGATCACATTAAAGAAGAACGCTAAGTGGTCGAACGGTCAGAAAGTTACCGCTAAGGATGTTGAATATCCTTATGAAATCGTCGCTAACCCGAAGACTAAGGCTCAATCATTCAGTAATGATATGGATGATATCAAAGGCATGTCCGCTTATCATAAGGGCAAGGCCAGCACCATTTCGGGGATCACGTTCCCGAATGGCCCAAAAGGCACCAAGACCTTAATTCACTTTAACCACTTAACTCCAGCCATGAAATACGCTGGTAACGACTTTACCCAAGACGTCGTTGAGCCTTATCAGTACATTAAGAACGTCCCAATTTCTAAATTAGGTGAATCGTCACAAGTCAGAAAGCACCCGATCTTCGCCGGGCCTTATAAATTAAAGAAACAGGTTCAAGGTGAATCAACTACCTGGGTACCAAACAAGTATTATTACGGTAAGAAACCGCAGATTAAACACATCGATATTCAAGTCGTTTCATCTAATAACATCGAAGCGGCATTTAAAGCTAAGAAGTATGACTTCGCCTTTAACTACGGGATTCCATCTGAACAGTATCCTAAGATCCACGCTTTAAAGGATTACAGTGAAGTCGGTACGCCGGACCAAGGTTACACGGATTTCGGTTTTAATGTTGGTCACGCTAACAAGTCTGGTGTCAGTGTCATGGATCCGAATAGCAAGATGCACAGCGCTAACTTAAGAAAAGCTATGCTTTACTCCATTAACTTAGACATGATCGCCAAGAAGTTGGATAACGGGATCGACTACAGAGGTAACACCATGATCCCACCGGTATTCCATAAGTACCACACTTCATTCGCATCCCAGCCAGGCTATCCATACAACATGGCTAAAGCAAAGAAGTTATTAAAAGCTGCGGGTTACACCAAAAAAAATGGTAGCAAGTACGTCACTAAACCAAACGGTAAGCCGTTAGTTATTCACTTCGGTTGTATGCAGGGATCCAGTGCCGCCAAAGCTACTGATGAATACTTCTTACAACAGTGGCATAAGTTAGGCTTGGACGTTAAGTTCACCACTGGCAAACCAATGGAAATGAACAGCTTCTACTCAGAATTACAGAAACCTAAGCAGAAAGCTATGGATGTCTTTGAAGCATCATTTGGTGTCGGCTCTGAACCTACACCAACTTCCATGTACGGTCCTGATGCCGCTGATAACATGGCGCATTTAAACACTAAAGAAAACACCAAGTTATTGAACGAAATGAACGACAAGAAGTCATTCAATCTCAAGCACAGAATCAAGATCTTCCACGAATGGGAGAAGTACATGAACAAGAAAGCAGTCTACTCACCTGAATTCTATGATTCATTATGGACTGCCGTTAACCATAGAGTTACCGGTTACAGCTTATCTCCATCCAACAACGAATTCTGGAGTAAGTTGGGATTAAACTCAGCTAAGTTAAAGTGA
- a CDS encoding phosphoribosyltransferase family protein, with the protein MAVKRRDRLINITSFLLEHPNHPVTAKSFIEKYGCAKSSLSKDIKIIRHNFAVRGIGRVHTQVGATGGVTYTPKVSPKRTKAIISSIIKDLNNHDRYLPGGYVYMSDILSRPYTLEQIGDVIATQYLDKPVDKVLTMNGKGLIAPSVAKALGVSFIPSAHQSKISDGATINVNYFSASSHQLHNLVLPQRSLKEGSNVLIVDDYLKEGSTINGIINLIKAFHCKLAGIAILADGSNGHLNFDHPYQSLIRINPNEGQIKASFGNLFDKKNN; encoded by the coding sequence ATGGCAGTAAAACGTCGAGATCGTTTAATCAATATCACTTCATTCTTATTGGAACACCCTAACCATCCGGTTACCGCAAAGTCATTCATCGAAAAGTATGGCTGTGCTAAGTCTTCACTTAGCAAGGATATTAAGATTATCCGTCATAATTTTGCGGTCCGTGGAATCGGTCGTGTTCACACTCAGGTTGGTGCTACCGGTGGTGTTACGTATACGCCAAAGGTCAGCCCAAAGCGAACTAAGGCAATCATTAGTTCCATTATTAAAGACTTAAACAATCATGACCGTTACTTGCCAGGTGGTTACGTTTACATGTCAGATATTCTGAGTCGTCCATACACCTTAGAACAGATCGGTGATGTGATCGCTACTCAGTACTTAGACAAGCCGGTTGACAAAGTCTTGACCATGAACGGTAAAGGTTTAATCGCACCAAGCGTTGCGAAGGCTTTAGGTGTATCATTCATCCCATCCGCTCATCAGTCCAAGATCAGTGATGGTGCCACCATCAACGTCAACTACTTCTCAGCAAGCAGCCACCAGTTACATAATTTAGTCTTACCACAGCGTAGCCTTAAAGAAGGCTCCAACGTTTTGATCGTTGATGACTACCTTAAAGAAGGTAGTACGATCAACGGGATAATTAACTTAATCAAGGCCTTCCATTGTAAGTTAGCCGGTATCGCTATTTTAGCCGACGGCAGCAATGGTCACTTGAACTTTGACCATCCTTACCAGTCTCTGATCCGGATCAACCCTAACGAAGGCCAGATCAAGGCTAGCTTTGGCAACTTATTTGATAAAAAGAATAACTAA
- a CDS encoding APC family permease encodes MNQKQSVNFYKQKDSHLIPSLTTKDFLALGLGTIVSTAIFTLPGIVAADHTGPAVVLSFISAAIVAGLVSFNYAEVSSTLPFDGSAYSWVSVIFGKFWGWIVGWALIAEYFIAVAFTASGLSANFRGLVAPFGFKLPNQLSNPFGTNGGLIDIIALAVILIVAFLIYHGNHDTSRVENTLVVLKVIAILAFVLIGATALHLQNYIPFIPKYRPTANGAFGGWQGIYAGVPQIFVSYIGFDAIAANSAEAKDPKKTMPRGIIGSLLIGAALYTCVSLILVGMFKYSRYANNAEPVGFALRESGHSVAATIIQAIAVMGIFTALIAMTLGGSRLIYSFGRDHMLPKWLGTLNHQSHLPNHALLTLTIISVVLGAICPFAFLAQLVSAGTLVAFMFVSLSVLKLRKHEGKDLPSPAFKVPFYPVLPILSFLFSLGVFVGLDKPAKIYAAIWFIIGIIIYFVYGIKHGYQNADN; translated from the coding sequence ATGAACCAAAAACAGAGCGTTAATTTTTACAAGCAAAAGGATTCACATCTGATCCCGTCATTAACCACCAAAGATTTCTTAGCGTTGGGCCTAGGGACGATCGTTTCGACCGCGATTTTCACGCTACCGGGGATCGTTGCTGCGGATCATACCGGTCCGGCTGTAGTATTGTCATTTATTAGTGCCGCGATCGTTGCCGGATTAGTATCATTTAACTACGCCGAAGTATCTTCAACATTGCCTTTTGACGGCTCGGCTTATTCATGGGTCAGCGTGATCTTTGGTAAATTCTGGGGCTGGATCGTCGGCTGGGCCCTGATTGCTGAATACTTCATTGCCGTTGCGTTTACTGCATCTGGACTATCAGCTAACTTTAGAGGGTTAGTTGCGCCGTTTGGTTTTAAACTTCCGAATCAACTATCAAACCCGTTTGGGACTAACGGTGGCCTAATTGATATTATCGCTTTGGCGGTAATTTTGATCGTTGCATTCCTGATTTACCATGGTAATCATGATACGTCGAGAGTTGAAAACACCTTGGTTGTTCTTAAGGTCATCGCAATTCTAGCCTTTGTATTGATTGGTGCGACGGCTTTACATCTCCAGAATTACATTCCGTTCATTCCAAAGTATCGTCCGACCGCTAACGGAGCTTTCGGTGGCTGGCAAGGGATTTATGCCGGAGTTCCACAAATTTTTGTATCCTACATTGGTTTTGACGCCATCGCCGCTAATTCCGCTGAAGCTAAGGATCCCAAGAAGACCATGCCAAGAGGCATTATTGGTTCACTTTTGATTGGTGCCGCATTGTACACCTGCGTATCCTTGATCCTAGTCGGGATGTTCAAGTACAGCCGTTACGCTAATAACGCTGAACCAGTTGGCTTTGCACTTCGTGAAAGTGGCCATTCCGTAGCTGCAACCATCATTCAGGCCATCGCCGTGATGGGGATCTTCACTGCATTGATTGCTATGACACTAGGTGGTTCCCGTTTGATCTACTCATTCGGTCGTGATCATATGCTGCCAAAATGGTTAGGGACATTGAATCATCAGAGTCATCTTCCGAACCACGCACTTTTGACGTTGACCATTATTAGTGTTGTTCTAGGTGCCATCTGCCCATTTGCTTTCTTGGCTCAATTGGTATCAGCAGGGACGTTAGTCGCATTCATGTTCGTATCACTTTCCGTTCTTAAGTTGAGAAAACATGAGGGTAAAGACTTACCAAGTCCAGCCTTCAAGGTTCCATTTTATCCAGTTCTACCAATCCTAAGCTTCCTGTTTAGCTTGGGTGTCTTCGTTGGCTTGGATAAACCAGCTAAGATCTACGCCGCCATTTGGTTTATCATCGGGATTATTATTTATTTTGTATACGGCATTAAGCATGGTTATCAAAATGCCGATAATTAA
- a CDS encoding methionine ABC transporter permease, which yields MTLFAKLFPNVVHMIPSFINATWQTIYMTAVTAVIAGVCGILIGIALVVTGPNGICEQDKVYWILDKIVNLFRSIPFIILLAVIAPVTRMIVGTSIGTTASIVPLIIGTVPFYSRQVQNSLLDVDPGIIEAAQAMGCSNLSIIFRVYLKESLPSLIRTSVITLISLISLTAMVGTVGGGGLGNLAIMVGYNRFENDVTIMSLILVLILVFAIQIVGDILAKLTDHTNAD from the coding sequence ATGACGTTATTTGCGAAACTATTTCCAAACGTTGTTCATATGATCCCGAGCTTCATTAATGCCACATGGCAGACGATTTACATGACGGCCGTTACCGCAGTGATTGCCGGGGTATGTGGGATCCTGATCGGGATTGCGTTGGTGGTCACCGGTCCGAACGGGATTTGTGAACAAGATAAAGTTTACTGGATTTTAGATAAAATCGTTAACCTATTTCGATCGATCCCGTTTATTATTCTATTAGCCGTGATTGCACCGGTGACCCGGATGATCGTTGGGACCAGTATCGGGACGACCGCTTCGATCGTACCGTTGATTATCGGGACCGTCCCGTTCTACTCCCGTCAGGTTCAAAATTCGTTACTGGATGTTGACCCTGGGATTATTGAAGCGGCTCAGGCCATGGGCTGCAGTAACCTCTCAATTATCTTTCGGGTTTACCTAAAGGAAAGTCTCCCGTCATTGATCCGAACATCGGTGATTACCCTAATCAGTTTGATTAGTTTGACCGCCATGGTTGGTACCGTCGGTGGTGGTGGCTTAGGTAACTTAGCCATTATGGTAGGCTACAACCGTTTTGAAAATGACGTAACGATCATGTCATTGATCTTAGTTTTGATCTTGGTCTTTGCCATTCAGATTGTGGGGGACATCTTAGCTAAGCTCACTGATCATACGAATGCTGATTAA
- a CDS encoding methionine ABC transporter ATP-binding protein — protein sequence MTKPIIQLRHINVDFPHQNNVIHAVKDASLNIDPGDIYGIVGYSGAGKSTLVRVIDRLQKPSSGQVIINGQDVLQFNHRQMRAVRKKIGVIFQHYNLMTSRTILNNVEFPLLDQKLSRKERQQRAHKLLKLVGLDSKSSFYPDQLSGGQKQRVAIARALANQPKILISDEATSALDPRNTQEILHLLKDLSKKFHLTVLLITHEMDAVKAICNKVAFMDAGQIIEHGTLFDVFGKPKHAKTVQFITRNSPLARAVKHLKAKLKKLGSHQKLLLLKYYGTNVNQPLIINLYQKFTVIANVLYGNIEEIQHIPIGHLVVTLNGESDHVQQAEQYCEKLKISVKHLN from the coding sequence ATGACTAAACCAATCATTCAACTTCGACATATTAACGTGGATTTTCCACATCAAAATAACGTGATCCATGCTGTGAAAGATGCATCACTCAATATTGATCCAGGTGACATCTACGGGATCGTCGGTTATTCCGGTGCTGGTAAAAGTACTTTAGTCCGGGTTATTGATCGGCTCCAGAAGCCGTCGAGCGGTCAAGTCATCATTAACGGTCAGGACGTTTTGCAATTTAATCATCGTCAAATGCGGGCCGTTCGGAAAAAGATCGGTGTGATCTTTCAGCATTATAATTTAATGACGTCCCGAACGATCCTGAATAACGTTGAATTTCCGTTATTAGATCAAAAATTATCTAGAAAAGAACGTCAGCAGCGAGCCCATAAACTACTGAAGTTAGTGGGCTTAGACAGCAAGAGTTCATTTTATCCGGATCAACTTTCCGGTGGTCAGAAACAGCGGGTGGCGATTGCTAGAGCTTTAGCTAATCAACCGAAGATTTTGATTAGTGATGAAGCCACCAGTGCGCTGGATCCGCGTAATACCCAAGAAATCCTTCACTTATTAAAGGACTTAAGCAAAAAGTTCCATTTGACCGTTCTTTTAATCACCCATGAAATGGATGCCGTTAAGGCAATTTGTAACAAGGTTGCCTTTATGGATGCCGGTCAGATTATCGAACACGGGACGTTATTTGACGTCTTTGGCAAGCCGAAGCACGCTAAGACGGTTCAATTTATCACGCGAAATAGTCCGTTGGCCCGTGCGGTTAAACATTTAAAAGCTAAGCTGAAGAAATTGGGCAGTCATCAGAAATTATTACTGCTGAAGTACTACGGCACCAACGTCAACCAGCCGTTGATTATTAATCTGTACCAGAAGTTTACGGTGATCGCGAACGTTCTGTACGGAAATATTGAAGAAATTCAGCACATTCCGATTGGTCATTTGGTTGTCACGTTAAATGGTGAATCGGATCATGTTCAACAAGCTGAACAATATTGTGAAAAATTAAAGATTAGTGTTAAGCATTTAAATTAA
- a CDS encoding metal-dependent hydrolase family protein has protein sequence MTETLYQNLNLFNGKDDGIKDHCWFLVDDQSGKIEKLGNGAAPKADHIVDLHGKYVMPGLINVHTHITFNQFTPTGDTDISQTRAVVRAIKNLRTLLKSGVTYIRSCGDIYNIDIVLSKLINAGELTKVPRIVPAGRPYSMTGGHGDMPNWGYLVDSCDEMRKAVRRGIKRGAKSIKVMATGGVMTEQDFMDDPQLSAAEMHTAVVEAHHKHLIVSAHAEGNPGIMNAIKAGVDSIEHGFYVNDQEIKLMLKHHIYLTPTLGGAWKINTYGDKTLPKWEMNKMHNAFSDLVKNLSNAWHQGVKFTLGTDAGCPYCFFWDTPLEFEIIAKKLHTSNFASLLMNLHSAQLTKLDDHYGTLEPGKYADFLVLDHDPLKDLKAVQQKDKQVYQHGKRQF, from the coding sequence ATGACTGAAACTTTATATCAGAACCTTAATTTATTCAATGGTAAAGATGATGGGATTAAAGATCATTGCTGGTTCTTAGTTGATGATCAGTCTGGCAAGATTGAAAAATTAGGCAATGGCGCCGCCCCGAAGGCGGACCACATCGTTGATCTGCATGGTAAATACGTTATGCCAGGCTTGATTAACGTTCATACCCACATTACGTTTAATCAGTTCACACCAACTGGTGATACGGACATTAGCCAAACCCGAGCCGTTGTCCGTGCGATTAAGAACCTTAGAACGTTGTTAAAATCCGGGGTTACCTACATCCGGAGTTGTGGTGACATTTACAACATTGACATCGTTCTATCCAAATTAATTAACGCCGGTGAGTTAACTAAGGTTCCGCGAATTGTTCCAGCCGGTCGGCCGTATTCAATGACCGGTGGCCATGGTGACATGCCGAACTGGGGCTACTTAGTCGATTCCTGTGATGAAATGCGGAAAGCCGTTCGTCGTGGCATTAAACGGGGTGCCAAATCCATTAAAGTCATGGCAACCGGTGGTGTAATGACTGAACAGGACTTCATGGACGATCCCCAATTAAGTGCTGCTGAAATGCATACCGCGGTCGTTGAAGCTCATCATAAACACTTGATCGTTTCGGCCCATGCCGAAGGTAATCCGGGCATTATGAACGCGATTAAAGCGGGCGTTGATTCGATTGAACATGGCTTCTACGTTAACGATCAAGAAATTAAATTAATGTTAAAGCATCATATTTATCTAACACCAACTTTAGGCGGTGCCTGGAAGATTAATACCTACGGTGACAAGACGTTACCAAAGTGGGAAATGAATAAGATGCATAACGCCTTTAGTGATTTAGTCAAGAACTTAAGTAACGCTTGGCATCAAGGTGTTAAGTTCACTTTAGGTACCGATGCCGGTTGTCCATACTGCTTCTTCTGGGATACCCCATTGGAATTTGAAATTATTGCCAAGAAGCTCCACACCAGTAACTTTGCTTCGTTATTAATGAACCTTCATTCTGCTCAGTTAACGAAGTTAGATGATCATTACGGAACTTTAGAACCTGGTAAATACGCTGATTTCTTGGTCTTGGATCATGATCCATTAAAGGACCTTAAGGCCGTTCAACAAAAAGATAAGCAGGTTTATCAGCATGGTAAGCGTCAATTTTAA
- a CDS encoding MetQ/NlpA family ABC transporter substrate-binding protein has translation MKSISYYVKHLISKRWVKFALVAALLISPALVLSGCGNSAAQKNTVKVGIVGDDDSRIWNPIAKRLKKQGIHVKLTKFTDYTQPNAALQSHEDDINAFQTIQFLGAYNKAHHSHIVADGKTIVAPLGIYSKKLSKLSQLKKGGSIAIPNDTSNEARALILLKNAGLIKLKKAAFPTKKDITSNPKNLNIEPVDAAQTPRALKDDSAAVINSGIAFDAGLKVKDALYHEKINSKIKPYVNIIATTKGEKNRKAVKKVVKAYQSKANAKLIKKDFQGSYVPAWNLNL, from the coding sequence ATGAAAAGCATTAGTTATTACGTTAAACATTTAATTAGCAAACGTTGGGTTAAATTTGCATTAGTTGCCGCATTATTAATTTCACCAGCTTTAGTTCTATCCGGTTGTGGTAATTCAGCAGCTCAAAAGAACACCGTTAAAGTTGGGATCGTTGGTGATGATGATAGTCGAATTTGGAATCCGATTGCCAAGCGTTTAAAGAAGCAAGGGATTCACGTTAAGTTAACAAAGTTCACGGATTATACTCAACCTAACGCTGCTTTACAGAGTCATGAAGATGACATTAACGCTTTCCAGACGATTCAATTCTTAGGTGCTTATAACAAGGCTCATCATTCTCACATCGTTGCCGATGGTAAAACGATCGTTGCTCCATTAGGTATCTACTCTAAGAAGCTCAGTAAGTTAAGTCAGTTGAAGAAGGGTGGATCCATTGCCATTCCAAACGATACTTCAAACGAAGCTCGGGCATTAATCCTGCTAAAGAACGCCGGCTTAATTAAGTTAAAGAAAGCCGCATTTCCAACCAAGAAGGACATTACTTCTAATCCAAAGAACTTGAACATTGAACCCGTTGATGCCGCTCAGACACCAAGAGCTTTAAAAGATGACTCTGCAGCTGTTATTAATTCCGGAATTGCCTTTGATGCCGGATTAAAGGTTAAAGATGCTCTGTATCACGAAAAGATCAACAGTAAGATCAAACCATACGTCAACATTATTGCAACAACTAAGGGCGAAAAGAATCGAAAAGCCGTCAAGAAAGTTGTTAAAGCATATCAGAGTAAAGCAAATGCTAAACTAATCAAGAAGGACTTCCAAGGCAGTTATGTACCTGCTTGGAATTTAAATCTTTAA